From the Entelurus aequoreus isolate RoL-2023_Sb linkage group LG13, RoL_Eaeq_v1.1, whole genome shotgun sequence genome, the window aaaatcatatcattgtagtaaattatgcaaattactctcaacccaactctctcgtttgagtcacacattaagagtgttactaaaacaactctctcctttgagtcacacattaagagtgttactaaaacggccttctttcatctccgtaatatcgctaaaattcgttccatcttgtccactagcgacgctgagatcattattcatgcgttcgttacgtctcgtctcgattactgtaacgtattattttcgggcctccctatgtctagcattaaaagattacagttggtacaaaatgcggctgcaaggcttttgacaaaaacaagaaagtttgatcatattacgcctatactgtatatacctttatacatacatatatatatatacctatactggctcacttgcactggcttcctgtgcacttaagatgccactttaaggttttactacttacgtataaaatattacacggtttagctccagcctatctcgccgattgtattgtaccatatgtcccgacaagaaatttgcgttcaaagaactccggcttattagtgattcccagagccaaaaaaaagtctgcgggctatagagcgttttctattcgggctccagtactctggaatgccctcccggtaacagttagagatgctacctcagtagaagcatttaagtcccatcttaaaactcatttgtataatctagcctttaaatagacccccccttttttagaccagttgatctgccgtttcttttcttctctcctcttctcccctgtcccttgcgagggggagttgcataggtccggtggccatggatgaagtgctggctgtccagagccgggaccccgggtggaccactagcctgtgcatcggttggggacatctctgcgctgctgacccgtctccgctcgggatggtttcctgttggccccgctgtggactggactcccgctgatgtgttggatccactgtggactggactttcacaatgttatgtcagacccactcgacatccgttgctttcggtctcccctagaggggggggggggggttacccacatatgcggtcctctccaaggtttctcatagtcattcaccgacgtcccactggggtgagtttttccttgcccgtatgtgggctctgtaccgaggatgtcgttgtggcttgtacagccctttgagacacttgtgatttagggctatataaataaacattgattgattgattgactcgatgatgtcatggtgaccacccatagccacgcccccaccgccacaggtatcttggcagtttatgggaaacactgtatcacCTTGTATGACAACCTCTATCgccatcagtggcctagtggttagagtgtccgccctgaggtcggtaggttggagtcaccacatctagtgtgtgtgtgacaatcattggtactttaatctttaaaataaaACTGATATCATATCATGATATCACCGTTGTATGACAATCATGTCATGATATCACCTTTGTATGACAACCTCTATCGCCAGACAAACTGATATCATGTCATGATATCAACTTCGTATGACAACCTCTATCGCCAGACAAACTGATATCATGTCATGATATGACCTTCGTATGACAACCGCTATCGACAGACAAACTGATATCATTTCCTGGGTATTACCGATTTCCAGGGGTCTTCCTTCTTTTCCAGGGGTCCTACCTCTTTTCCTGGGGTCTTACCTCTTTTCCAGGGGTCTTACCTCTTTTCCTGGGGTCTTACCTCTTTTCCTGGGGTCTTACCTCTTTTCCAGGGGTCTTACCTCTTTTCCTGGGGTCTTACCTCTTTTCCTGGGGTCTTACGGATACCAATGAATTCCCAGAGAGACTTTTCATTTGCTTTCACCTCCTCTGTTGACCACTTTCACTTTGCCTGATCAGCACCTTGGAAGGGAGAAGGTAAAGAACACTTCATGTATGTAataaaggttagggttagggttaaccctaaccatatatatatatatatatatatatatatatatatatatatatatatatatatatatatatatatatatatatatatatatatatatatatatatatatatatatatatatatatatatatatatatatatatatacatagggttGAAGCCACAGctgtgtggagctgcattttgccacatacactTGTGGaccgtctcacacacacacacacacacacacacacacacacacacacacacacacacacacacacacacacacacacacacacagacacacacacacacgcacacacacacacacacacacagttttagCGTAACGtcagctcattttgcggtgtgtgtgtgtgtgtgtgtgtgtgtgtgtgtgtgtgtgtgtgtgtgtgtgtgtgtgtgtgtgcgtgcgtgtgtgtgtgtgtgtgtgttacggacagcaaagccctgtctgtctgttatttcactttacctttttctgtgttgattgagctgtgttgaagcagcaaaaaaggacattatgttaaatgaggagtttctgtctctgatagttgatataataatgtaagtgcatcataaagcctacatgaagtccatggtgttcagggatgaatattgctattgtaccattttttcagctctagttacatgaatcattagtaatgcagcagcctagttttgaatggcagggtccctgctatcacatgttgataaaaatataacttttatataataaaaatcaactacaggcttcccaaatgctgtaatgaatgaagcatgatgagttgacttgaaactgtttaatgttgcactttttatatgtagaagaaaagttgtgtcattttatttaatctgagcaactacttgaggcagtttaatgttgattaacgtgggtagaattattatagtgttcccaatgttaaaatgaTAAAGCCatagtttacaaatttggtaaataaataaccaaaaaatgtacatACCACTTCCTTTAGGTAACTGTACATTCCACTTCCTGTAGTTAACTGTACATGCCACTTCCTGTAGGTAACTTTACATACCACTTCCTGTAGGTAACTGTACATACCACTTCCTGTAGGTAACTGTACATACCACTTCCTGTAGGTAACTGTACATGCCACTTCCTGTAGGTAACTGTACATACCACTTCCTGTAGGTAACCGTACATGCCACTTCCTATAGGTAACTGTACATACCACTTACTTTAGGTAACTGTACATACCACTTCCTTTAGGTAACTGTACATACCACTTCCTGTAGGTAACTGTACATGCCACTTCCTGTAGGTAACTGTACATACCACTTCCTGTAGGTAACTGTACATACCACTTCCTGTAGGTAACTGTACATGCCACTTCCTGTAGGTAACTGTACATACCACTTCCTGTAGGTAACTGTACATACCACTTCCTGTAGGTAACCGTACATGCCACTTCCTATAGGTAACTGTACATACCACTTCCTTTAGGTAACTGTACATACCACTTCCTGTAGGTAACCATACATGCCACTTCCTATAGGTAACTGTACATACCACTTCCTTTAGGTAACTGTACATACCACTTCCTGTAGGTAACCGTGGACccctacttaaacaagttgaaaacttattggggtgttaccatttagtggtcaattgtacggaatatgtacttcactgtgcaatctactaataaaagtttcaatcaatcaatcaaaagccgtacataccacttctcgccagcaacaagcgctgttgcaacacttcagtcataatttaatcaagcataatggaTGTCTGTTTTCTAcaccgttatatatatatatatatatatatatatatatatatatatatatatatatatatatatatatatatatatatatatatatatatatatatatatatatatgcatatacatatatattacaatgCTTCACAACTGAATAAATGCCTGATGGCCTATTCTTTTTTAATCAGCCTGTATTGTTGCAAACGTCACATTTAGAATGGATTGCTGATGTTGTACAATTGGTAAACACGCTTCTGCTTTGGTGAAGTAAACATTTCAAATGTGCATAAACAGATGACAACATAATGTGTCAACAAAGTGCGCATCTCTTAACAGAGAAACATGTGCGGGCTCCTCGTGCCGCTCCACTTGCCTTCGTTTTTTCCCGTCTCTCTTCGGGGACACTTCGATCATTTCCGGAAGTGTTCGCCGTCGGTTCGTGTCTTCCCTTTCTCCAATCTCGGCGATGTTGTCGGCGGTGACGCAGCGGAGGTGTAGCCTGACGCGGGCTCTTACGTGTCGGCTACAATAAAAGTGGAGCTCCGGAGGCCGGGGAGCGACGAAGAGAGTCTGTATCGGTAAGGAGGGAGGAGCTCGGCGGGGCATCGGGAGGGACGGCGGCCGCCTGTTGTTGAACCGTATGTGGTGTGGTCGGCTTCGGCCCAGAGGAAACAAAGACATCATGGCGCCCTGGTGCTCCTCTAGCGGGCTTGTAGGAGAGAGGCTGCGGCTGTTTGCGGGAAGTGGAGCCCCGTGGGCCGGTTAGAAAGTAGTAGGATGCGGGGAAAGTGTGACCTGCTAGCAgtctgctaactagctagctatcaTGGCCAAGCTAGCATGAATAGTTTGGCGCGCTTTTTCCCCATTCTTACTTTCGTGTAAGTGACTTTCCTCTTGGACTACTTGACTTTCCTCTTGGACTACTTGATTTTCCTCTTGGACTACTTGATTTTCCTCTTGAACTACTTCACTTTCCTCTTGGACTACTTTATTTTCCTCTTGGACTACTTGACTTTCCTCTTGGATTACTTGATTTTCCTCTTGGACTACTTTACTTTCCTCTTGGACTACTTGATTTTCCTCTTGGACTACTTGACTTTCCTCTTGGACTACTTGACTTTCCTCTTGGATTACTTGATTTTCCTCTTGGACTACTTTACTTTCCTCTTGGACTACTTGATTTTCCTCTTGGACTACTTGACTTTCCTCTTGGACTACTTGACTTTCCTCTTGGACTACTTGACTTTCCTCTTGGACTACTTGACTTTCCTCTTGGACTACTTGATTTTCCTCTTGGACTACTTGACTTTCCTCTTGGACTACTTGACTTTCCTCTTGGACTACTTGATTTTCCTCTTGGACTACTTGATTTTCCTCTTGGACTACTTGACTTTCCTCTTGGACtactttattttcctctttgACTACTTTATTTTCCTCTTGGACTACTTTCTTTTCCTCTTGGACTACTTGACTTTCCTCTTGGCCTACTTTAGTTTCCACTTGGACTACTTGACTTTCCTCTTGGACTACTTGACTTTCCTCTTGGACTACTTTATTTTCCTCTTGAACTACTTGACTTTCCTCTTGGACTACTTGACTTTCCTCTTGGACTACTTGACTTTCCTCTTGGACTACTTGACTTTCCTCTTGGACTACTTTATTTTCCTCTTGAACTACTTGACTTTCCTCTTGGACTACTTAACTTTCCTCTTGGACTACTTTATTTTCCTCTTGGACCACTTTATTTTCCTCTTGGACTACTTTATTTTCTTCTTGGCCTACTTTATTCTCCACTTGGACTACTTTATTTTCCACTTGGACTACTTGACTTTCCTCTTGGACTACTTGACTTTCCTCTCGGACTACTTGATTTTCCTCAAGACTCATTTAGTCCGTGGAACTTGCCCTGGTATGTTCCCCACCAGGAAGTGGCGTGCTGCTGGCCGAGGGGGCGTCGCCTGAGCAGCCATGTGGCTCCGCTGTCAGCCGCTGAGTGATTCTTTTGAAAAGTGGAGGGAGAAATGTGCAAAGCCAATCATGGCGCTCACAGGAGACACTTCCTGTGACGCCAACACACACTTTTATAGAAATACCAACAACTTTTATTACTGTCAGCCATTTATATAAAGTATAAATGTCCTACTTGTATTTAAATGCACTAAACATATTCATATAACAATGTTTTAATCATTTATTACTGTCAACTACTGTACATTTATATAACGTATAAATGTACTACTTGTATTTAAATGCACTAAACATATTCATATAACAAGTTTTAATCATTTATTACTGTCAACTACTGTACATTTATATAACGTATACATGTACTACTTGTATTTAAATGCACTAAACATATTCATATAACAAGTTTTAATCATTTATTACTGTCAACTACTGTACATTTATATAACGTATACATGTACTACTTGTATTTAAATGCACTAAACATATTCATATAACAAGTTTTAATCATTTATTACTGTCAACTGTCAACGTTGTTTTGCAGACTCTAATTATTTtgtgatatattttattttatacgctaggctaagccacagcgcctcaaatgttatcttttttttgtaaactgaatttattaggaaaaacatgaaaaaaagaagtattttctgacttttttttttaacttgtatttaAATGTACTAAACATGTAGTAAAATGcattcaacaatacttaatttacgttgtgtaacctgtataataaccaggctgtagcaacattgtttttgtaagagcaaacactgaggaactctctttctagcgtactaacacatgcTAGCTTATGGCTAGACATGCAGATTCTAGCCATAAGCTAGATTCTGCATGTGTTTGTAATGACAACACAAGCAGATAGGACACCCATCTGGACTAGttctgcaactaaccattgttttgataatcCATTAGTCAACTATTATCCTAacgactaatcagataataaagggtacacatatttaatggct encodes:
- the LOC133663692 gene encoding gelsolin-related protein of 125 kDa-like; the encoded protein is MSLEENQVVREESQVVQEESQVVQVENKVVQVENKVGQEENKVVQEENKVVQEENKVVQEEIQEESQVVQEESQVVQEESQVVQEESQVVQEENKVVQEESQVVQEESQVVQVETKVGQEESQVVQEEKKVVQEENKVVKEENKVVQEESQVVQEENQVVQEENQVVQEESQVVQEESQVVQEENQVVQEESQVVQEESQVVQEESQVVQEESQVVQEENQVVQEESKVVQEENQVIQEESQVVQEESQVVQEENQVVQEESKVVQEENQVIQEESQVVQEENKVVQEESEVVQEENQVVQEENQVVQEESQVVQEESHLHESADQAK